The region ACGAGCGATGCTTTGTCCGATGCCTCCAGAGGCTCCAGTGATCAAGGCGTAGCGCATGAAACCATCCTCTCCTTTTTGCCGCAAAAAAGCATCCTTCTCAGGAAGGATGCCTTATTGCCCTTTTGGAACGACTTCGCAAACCGCGATTTGCGAATCGCGGAAGCAAGAAGAGGCAACCGCCGCGATATCGTCCATGGCAAGGGATGAAAGCGCCGGCAAAATGTCAAACAAGTTGGATCCGTAAAACGCGTAGCGCGTAAACTGGTTGGCGATGTATTCCGGCGAGTTGAGCGCGCGCAAAAAGGCGCCGATTTTTTTCTTTTTCACCCGTTCAAATTCTTCCTTTTTTATAGTCTCCGCGGCAAACGACAGCAGCACCGTTTGAATTTCCGAAGCGAGCCGTTCAGCGTCCCTCGTGTCACCGCCGACCAAAGCAAAACCGAATCCACGCTCTTCCGTATAGTCGTACATGAACGTATCATCGATCAGCCCTTCGCGGTACAGCCGTTCATAATGCGGCGAGCTTTTTCCAAACAAATAGTCCAATGCAACGTGGAAGGCAATCTCATGCCGAAGTTTTTGTTCACCGGCTTCCGGAACGGACGGCGCTTTGATGCCGACAAAGCATTTGTTCGTCTGCACATGCATCGGAATCACTTTTTTCTTTTCCGCTACTGCGCTCGGTTCTTCATACGCAAAACGCTTCACTTCCGGGGCTTGCGGGAACGACTTTTTCGCCTGGTTATCGCGGATTTGCTGCATGATTTTTTGTTCATCGACCGGGCCGACGACAAACAAAAGCATGTTGCTCGGATGGTAAAACGTTTCATAGCATTCATACAGCAGCTCTTTCGTTATTTGGGCGATTGATTCAACTGTGCCGGCGATGTCGATTTTGACCGGATGGCTGTGATACATGCTTTCGATGGCGCCGAAATAGACGCGCCAATCCGGGTTGTCGTCATACATTCGGATTTCCTGGCCGATGATCCCTTTTTCTTTTTCCACTGTTTTGTCAGAAAAGTACGGGGTTTGCACAAAGTCCATCAACGTTTCCAAGTTTTTCTCGACGTTGTCGGTGCTTGAGAACAAATAGGCGGTGCGGGTGAACGTCGTAAAGGCGTTCGCTGAGGCGCCTTGTTTGCTGAACTGTTGGAAAACATCTCCGTTTTCTTTTTCAAACAGTTTATGCTCCAAAAAATGGGCGATGCCGTCCGGAACGCGCTTCATCTCCGTTTTACCGAGCGGGACGAACTGGTTGTCGACCGAACCGTAGTTCGTGGTGAATGTCGCATACGTTTTGTTGAATCCTTT is a window of Geobacillus kaustophilus DNA encoding:
- the yfmH gene encoding EF-P 5-aminopentanol modification-associated protein YfmH; amino-acid sequence: MEKRVYETLHEELFYEKMDNGLDVYILPKKGFNKTYATFTTNYGSVDNQFVPLGKTEMKRVPDGIAHFLEHKLFEKENGDVFQQFSKQGASANAFTTFTRTAYLFSSTDNVEKNLETLMDFVQTPYFSDKTVEKEKGIIGQEIRMYDDNPDWRVYFGAIESMYHSHPVKIDIAGTVESIAQITKELLYECYETFYHPSNMLLFVVGPVDEQKIMQQIRDNQAKKSFPQAPEVKRFAYEEPSAVAEKKKVIPMHVQTNKCFVGIKAPSVPEAGEQKLRHEIAFHVALDYLFGKSSPHYERLYREGLIDDTFMYDYTEERGFGFALVGGDTRDAERLASEIQTVLLSFAAETIKKEEFERVKKKKIGAFLRALNSPEYIANQFTRYAFYGSNLFDILPALSSLAMDDIAAVASSCFRDSQIAVCEVVPKGQ